In Rhinoraja longicauda isolate Sanriku21f chromosome 6, sRhiLon1.1, whole genome shotgun sequence, the following proteins share a genomic window:
- the coil gene encoding coilin isoform X2, which produces MAALRLRLAFEYPPPRLPAARLCWLLLPAEQCRVVADLESVIRRRLGFNRRARLHLYLDGALLPPNESALLVRDNDCLRVKQEELTDGLRAGGGSDGLPGSSSKRERPVESEGRERKKRRTVGGKSEEQCMPCSEDQCAASSEEQSVPCSNGAVFHANAARCRKRKTVAEVEVKHNVRKTHKLKKRKDKCSKEQERMEPPSKGAAVSRSSQGAQQSGRSRCNDAESDSESPSAEASGCQQLTNGERGHCSVNSDRGVQHNVAAPCSSRENAAHHNVAATSSGRVRKAQRITAARNVRETGVQHNIAAPCSDRERKDQRIAAASNVRETGVQHNIAAPCSDKESVHRASTAAGSLDSESEEPSMPLNPAPAIAAPCASPGAARGAGWEGPGCARIAGPGDAQGRLPAPPPVPTCARGRGYGRGRGRSISSFPQPGAGDWPRQGPFRGRGRGAPPPINGWPKPGEWQDPTPGPRGTTQRGPGPPHRDYSTMPLLAAPPQLGERIAFKVLELSDNYTPEISDYKEGRVVWWDAATGEVELSVDTQPPEPSKEPGKFDLIYQSENGEAVVEYAVTREPQMTRAWSSLVEPRLIITHTAAGPTLPAADPTLTPGVTGDPARC; this is translated from the exons GCCACGGCTGCCCGCTGCCCGCCTGTGCTGGCTGCTGCTGCCGGCCGAGCAGTGCCGCGTAGTGGCCGACCTAGAGAGCGTCATCCGCCGCCGCCTCGGCTTCAACCGCCGCGCGCGCCTGCACCTGTACCTGGACGGCGCGCTCCTCCCGCCCAACGAGAGCGCGCTGCTCGTGCGCGACAACGACTGCCTCCG GGTGAAGCAGGAGGAGCTGACCGATGGCCTGAGGGCCGGAGGTGGGTCGGACGGACTGCCCGGGAGCAGCAGCAAGAGGGAGAGGCCGGTGGAGAGCGAGGGCAGAGAGCGGAAGAAGAGGAGGACGGTCGGAGGGAAGAGCGAGGAGCAGTGCATGCCATGCAGCGAGGATCAATGCGCCGCATCCAGCGAGGAGCAGAGCGTGCCGTGCAGCAATGGAGCTGTCTTCCACGCCAATGCAGCGCGCTGCAGGAAGAGGAAGACGGTTGCAGAGGTGGAGGTGAAGCACAACGTGCGGAAAACACACAAACTCAAAAAGAGAAAGGATAAATGCAGCAAAGAGCAGGAGAGGATGGAACCTCCCAGCAAAGGGGCAGCGGTCAGTCGCAGCTCGCAGGGAGCGCAGCAGAGCGGCCGCAGTAGATGCAACGATGCCGAGTCAGACAGTGAGAGCCCGTCCGCTGAAGCCAGTGGCTGCCAGCAGCTGACCAACGGCGAGCGAGGCCACTGCAGTGTGAACAGTGACAGAGGAGTGCAGCACAATGTTGCAGCACCATGCAGCAGCAGGGAGAATGCAGCGCACCATAATGTTGCAGCAACGAGCAGCGGCAGGGTGAGGAAAGCTCAGCGCATTACTGCAGCGAGAAATGTCAGGGAGACAGGAGTGCAGCACAACATTGCAGCACCGTGCAGCGACAGGGAGAGGAAAGATCAGCGCATTGCTGCAGCAAGCAATGTCAGGGAGACAGGAGTGCAGCACAACATTGCAGCACCGTGCAGCGACAAGGAGAGCGTGCACCGGGCCAGCACTGCAGCAGGGAGCTTGGACAGCGAGTCAGAGGAGCCGAGCATGCCCCTGAACCCCGCCCCAGCCATCGCTGCTCCCTGCGCTTCGCCCGGCGCTGCCCGCGGTGCCGGCTGGGAGGGGCCCGGTTGTGCCCGCATTGCGGGGCCCGGTGATGCTCAGGGCCGCCTGCCCGCCCCTCCCCCCGTGCCAACCTGTGCCAGGGGGCGAGGCTATGGGAGGGGTCGCGGGAGGAGCATCTCCAGCTTCCCGCAGCCGGGTGCCGGGGACTGGCCACGCCAAGGGCCCTTTCGAGGCCGGGGTCGAGGGGCACCACCCCCCATCAATGGCTGGCCAAAGCCCGGGGAATGGCAAGATCCCACGCCAGGACCACGAGGGACCACACAG AGGGGCCCCGGCCCACCACACCGAGACTACAGCACGATGCCCCTACTGGCCGCCCCCCCACAGCTCGGGGAGAGGATCGCGTTCAAG GTGCTGGAGCTGTCGGACAACTACACGCCCGAGATCTCGGACTACAAG GAGGGACGTGTTGTGTGGTGGGACGCGGCGACCGGCGAGGTGGAACTCAGTGTGGACACCCAGCCCCCAG AACCTTCCAAAGAGCCGGGGAAGTTTGACTTGATTTACCAGTCTGAGAACGGCGAGGCGGTGGTGGAGTATGCCGTGACACGGGAGCCCCAG
- the coil gene encoding coilin isoform X1 translates to MAALRLRLAFEYPPPRLPAARLCWLLLPAEQCRVVADLESVIRRRLGFNRRARLHLYLDGALLPPNESALLVRDNDCLRVKQEELTDGLRAGGGSDGLPGSSSKRERPVESEGRERKKRRTVGGKSEEQCMPCSEDQCAASSEEQSVPCSNGAVFHANAARCRKRKTVAEVEVKHNVRKTHKLKKRKDKCSKEQERMEPPSKGAAVSRSSQGAQQSGRSRCNDAESDSESPSAEASGCQQLTNGERGHCSVNSDRGVQHNVAAPCSSRENAAHHNVAATSSGRVRKAQRITAARNVRETGVQHNIAAPCSDRERKDQRIAAASNVRETGVQHNIAAPCSDKESVHRASTAAGSLDSESEEPSMPLNPAPAIAAPCASPGAARGAGWEGPGCARIAGPGDAQGRLPAPPPVPTCARGRGYGRGRGRSISSFPQPGAGDWPRQGPFRGRGRGAPPPINGWPKPGEWQDPTPGPRGTTQQRGPGPPHRDYSTMPLLAAPPQLGERIAFKVLELSDNYTPEISDYKEGRVVWWDAATGEVELSVDTQPPEPSKEPGKFDLIYQSENGEAVVEYAVTREPQMTRAWSSLVEPRLIITHTAAGPTLPAADPTLTPGVTGDPARC, encoded by the exons GCCACGGCTGCCCGCTGCCCGCCTGTGCTGGCTGCTGCTGCCGGCCGAGCAGTGCCGCGTAGTGGCCGACCTAGAGAGCGTCATCCGCCGCCGCCTCGGCTTCAACCGCCGCGCGCGCCTGCACCTGTACCTGGACGGCGCGCTCCTCCCGCCCAACGAGAGCGCGCTGCTCGTGCGCGACAACGACTGCCTCCG GGTGAAGCAGGAGGAGCTGACCGATGGCCTGAGGGCCGGAGGTGGGTCGGACGGACTGCCCGGGAGCAGCAGCAAGAGGGAGAGGCCGGTGGAGAGCGAGGGCAGAGAGCGGAAGAAGAGGAGGACGGTCGGAGGGAAGAGCGAGGAGCAGTGCATGCCATGCAGCGAGGATCAATGCGCCGCATCCAGCGAGGAGCAGAGCGTGCCGTGCAGCAATGGAGCTGTCTTCCACGCCAATGCAGCGCGCTGCAGGAAGAGGAAGACGGTTGCAGAGGTGGAGGTGAAGCACAACGTGCGGAAAACACACAAACTCAAAAAGAGAAAGGATAAATGCAGCAAAGAGCAGGAGAGGATGGAACCTCCCAGCAAAGGGGCAGCGGTCAGTCGCAGCTCGCAGGGAGCGCAGCAGAGCGGCCGCAGTAGATGCAACGATGCCGAGTCAGACAGTGAGAGCCCGTCCGCTGAAGCCAGTGGCTGCCAGCAGCTGACCAACGGCGAGCGAGGCCACTGCAGTGTGAACAGTGACAGAGGAGTGCAGCACAATGTTGCAGCACCATGCAGCAGCAGGGAGAATGCAGCGCACCATAATGTTGCAGCAACGAGCAGCGGCAGGGTGAGGAAAGCTCAGCGCATTACTGCAGCGAGAAATGTCAGGGAGACAGGAGTGCAGCACAACATTGCAGCACCGTGCAGCGACAGGGAGAGGAAAGATCAGCGCATTGCTGCAGCAAGCAATGTCAGGGAGACAGGAGTGCAGCACAACATTGCAGCACCGTGCAGCGACAAGGAGAGCGTGCACCGGGCCAGCACTGCAGCAGGGAGCTTGGACAGCGAGTCAGAGGAGCCGAGCATGCCCCTGAACCCCGCCCCAGCCATCGCTGCTCCCTGCGCTTCGCCCGGCGCTGCCCGCGGTGCCGGCTGGGAGGGGCCCGGTTGTGCCCGCATTGCGGGGCCCGGTGATGCTCAGGGCCGCCTGCCCGCCCCTCCCCCCGTGCCAACCTGTGCCAGGGGGCGAGGCTATGGGAGGGGTCGCGGGAGGAGCATCTCCAGCTTCCCGCAGCCGGGTGCCGGGGACTGGCCACGCCAAGGGCCCTTTCGAGGCCGGGGTCGAGGGGCACCACCCCCCATCAATGGCTGGCCAAAGCCCGGGGAATGGCAAGATCCCACGCCAGGACCACGAGGGACCACACAG CAGAGGGGCCCCGGCCCACCACACCGAGACTACAGCACGATGCCCCTACTGGCCGCCCCCCCACAGCTCGGGGAGAGGATCGCGTTCAAG GTGCTGGAGCTGTCGGACAACTACACGCCCGAGATCTCGGACTACAAG GAGGGACGTGTTGTGTGGTGGGACGCGGCGACCGGCGAGGTGGAACTCAGTGTGGACACCCAGCCCCCAG AACCTTCCAAAGAGCCGGGGAAGTTTGACTTGATTTACCAGTCTGAGAACGGCGAGGCGGTGGTGGAGTATGCCGTGACACGGGAGCCCCAG